A section of the Apostichopus japonicus isolate 1M-3 chromosome 1, ASM3797524v1, whole genome shotgun sequence genome encodes:
- the LOC139975354 gene encoding uncharacterized protein, whose amino-acid sequence MSLTTSVVIAILSIIFLVGVPGNVLTLLVYVRKARKSSTFVFISFMAISDLILCCSLPFQIWFAIGREAGFPNQYLCKSSYFVSTSCITLSLVSSAAVSVDRYLAVCHPIKRRLSVRTSLALSAFCALITLVVAVPSFALSTVIEIDGTDTCRLISNDSLLAYVRKAISVLTFIFAVTLTTVCYTLVWLAIRRQKKIQDGWIVSHSLPTSNKENSNIDKDMISHVTTSVHPNCEEIQPQKSLTDTSHINPSVDEERVQSIGDAKLVTLPPTSNPELFENREGTNSNGNGLIRTSKTVTFNAKSNGSTPNGASQSSKGRQPKSSERGTSTGSVNDRVQRRLTTMLFFNTVVTVATICPMLIATSIPENSSIDSHTEKQAIFDFRRILVTIGFINCSTNPFIYSLLDKKFRRECQNALRCGKCSK is encoded by the coding sequence ATGTCTTTAACGACGTCAGTAGTTATCGCGATATTGTCGATAATATTTCTCGTCGGAGTACCAGGAAATGTGCTAACTCTCCTCGTTTACGTGCGTAAAGCTCGCAAATCTAGCACATTCGTATTCATCTCATTCATGGCTATATCTGATTTGATACTTTGTTGTTCGCTTCCGTTCCAAATTTGGTTCGCCATAGGACGCGAGGCAGGTTTTCCTAACCAATATCTTTGTAAAAGCAGCTACTTCGTCTCCACCTCCTGTATAACACTCTCCTTGGTTAGCAGTGCTGCTGTTAGCGTTGATCGCTACCTTGCAGTCTGTCATCCGATAAAGCGGCGTCTCTCTGTTCGTACGTCCTTGGCTCTGTCGGCATTCTGTGCTCTGATAACGCTGGTGGTAGCTGTACCGTCTTTTGCTCTTTCAACAGTTATTGAAATCGATGGAACCGACACTTGTAGACTGATCTCCAACGATTCTCTCCTCGCATATGTAAGGAAAGCGATATCTGTTTTGACTTTCATTTTTGCAGTAACCCTGACAACTGTTTGTTATACATTAGTGTGGCTGGCTATTCGACGTCAAAAGAAAATACAAGATGGTTGGATAGTATCTCATTCCTTGCCGACAAGTAATAAGGAGAACTCAAACATTGATAAGGACATGATATCTCATGTTACCACTTCCGTTCATCCTAACTGTGAAGAAATACAGCCGCAGAAATCGTTAACAGACACATCGCATATAAATCCCTCTGTAGATGAAGAAAGGGTTCAATCTATTGGTGATGCCAAGCTTGTTACACTACCCCCGACTTCGAATCCGGAACTATTTGAAAATCGCGAAGGAACAAACTCAAATGGTAACGGCTTGATTAGAACATCAAAGACGGTAACTTTTAATGCCAAATCAAATGGCAGCACCCCTAATGGTGCTTCACAATCATCAAAGGGAAGACAACCAAAATCCTCAGAGAGAGGAACATCTACGGGGTCTGTGAATGATCGCGTTCAGAGAAGACTAACTACGATGTTATTTTTTAATACTGTTGTAACAGTAGCAACAATTTGCCCAATGCTGATCGCAACCAGTATCCCGGAGAATTCTAGTATCGACTCACACACGGAGAAGCAAGCCATATTCGATTTTCGTCGAATTTTAGTCACAATTGGCTTCATTAACTGTTCAACAAATCCTTTCATTTACAGTTTGCTGGACAAAAAATTTCGAAGAGAATGCCAAAATGCTTTGAGGTGTGGAAAGTGTTCAAAATAG